In Achromobacter pestifer, the DNA window CGACACCATCACGCCCTGGCTGTCGTAATAGTTGACCGCCACGCTCAGCAGGCCGAGCGTGGTGTCGCGCGCCATGGTGGGCGTAACGTTGCGGGTCAGCACGTCGACTTCGCCGGATTGCAGCGCGGTGAAGCGAGCCTGCGTCGTGAGCGGCGTCAGGCGGTATTTCGTCGCGTCATTGAACACCGTGGTCGCGATGGCGCGGCACATGTCCACGTCCAGGCCATGCCAGGCGCCTTTGCTGTCGGGGGCCGAGAAGCCCTGTATGCCGGTCGATACGCCGCATTGCAGGTAGCCCCGCTTGCGGACCGTGTCGAGCGTGGGGCCGGCGAGCGCCTGGCTGGATACGGCGGCCAGCGCCAGGGCGCAAAGGGCGAAGGTGCGTCGGTGCATGTCGTTCTCCCGCCGGGCGGGCCGGCGCCGGGTGATTGCGGAAAAGGGGGCTTCAGGCGGCGCGCGCGGCCGGCTTGGCGATTTTGTCGAGGCTCTCCGTCAGGGCCTGATCCAGGATCGCAATGGCGCGGTCGATCTCGGCGTTGCTCACGGTCAAGGGCGGTGCGATGCGCCACACCGAGCCGCGTTCGGGGCGGCGGCGGATGTTCATGGATAGGCCCAGTTCGAAGCAGCGCTGCGTGGTCAGGGCGCCGAGCTGATGGAAGGGTTCGCGGGTGCCGCGGTCGCGCACCAGCTCCACGCCCAGCAGCAGTCCCAGGCCGCGCACGTCGCCGATGGCCTCATGGCGCTGCTGCAGCTCCAGCAGGCCGCGGCGCAGGTAGTCCCCCTGGCTGCGGGCGCGTTCTATCAGGCCTTCGCGCTGGATGGTATCCAGCACGGCCAGGCCCACGGTGGCGGGCAGCGGGTCGGAGACGTGGCTGGTGTAGAAGGTGAAGCCCTTTTCGTGCACGTCCTGCTCGATGGCGGGCGTAGTGATGGCGGCGGCCAGCGGCAGACCGCCGCCCAGCGTCTTGGATACGCTCATGATGTCGGGCGTGATGCCGAAGTACTCGGAGCCGCTGCGGTAGCCGATGCGGCCGAACGCGGTCTGCGCCTCGTCGAAGATCAGCAGCATGCCGCGCGCGTCGGCTGCCTGCCGCAGCGCTTGCATGTAGGACTTGGGCGGCACCAGCACGCCGCCCGCGCTGATGACGGGCTCGACGATGATGGCGGCCGGCCTGCCGGCGGAAGCCATGTCGAACATCTTCAGGCCGATTTCCAGGCAGGCCAGGGCGGACTGCTCGGCGTCCATGCCGGCGATGTAGGGGCGGTAGGCATTGGGCTCCGGCATGACGTACACGCCGGCTGGGGGCACGCCGTAACCCTTGCGGTCACTGGCATAGGACACCGAGCCCGCGCCGCTGGTGACGCCGTGCCATGAGCCGCCGATGGCCAGGATTTCGAAGCCGCTCTTGTGCATCTTGGCCATGCGCAAGGCGATTTCGTTGCTCTCCGAGCCGGTGTTGACGAAGATCGATTTGCTCAGGCCGGCGGGCATCCAGTCGCGCGCGACGGTGGCCGCCAACTGGGCCACGGCCTCCGGAATCATGCCGCTGAAGAAATGAAAGGCGGTTTCGCCCGCCTTGTGCACGGCCTCCACGATGGCCGGATGGTTGTGGCCGATGGTGGCGCACATCTGGCCCGAGGTGAAATCCAGGATTTCGCGCCCGGTGTCGTCGCGCACGATGGCGCCCTTGGCGGACGTGAACAGGTTGGGGAAGGTATCGCCGCCGTAGCGTACGAGGTATTCGCGGGCGGCGGCGCGCAGGGTTTCATCCATGTTTACACTCCGTGGCGTGTGGGCTCCAATGCGGAACCGATGGCCGCAGTGTCCGGCAGGGCGCGGACCTCGTCCAATGCGAACTAAGCATGCGCGGCGATGCGCCGCGCGCATGGCCGATGCGCGTGGCGCATGGCGCAAGGAGCACTATGGATACCCGCTGGTTGCAGGACTTCATCACGCTGTCGGAAGTGCGCAATTTCACGCGCGCCGCCGAGGCGCGCAATCTGTCGCAGGCCGCGTTCAGCCGCCGCATCCAGAGCCTGGAGAACTGGGCGGGCGCGCGCCTGATCGACCGCACGGCGTTTCCCACCCAGCTCACCGAGGCGGGCGAGCGCTTTCGCGGCGCGGCGATGGAACTGATCAACCAGCTGGCCGAAGCGCGCGCCGGCATCGCGGGGGTGCCGGCGCAGAACCAGCTGCGCCTGGCCACGTCCTATGCGCTGGCGACCGCGCACCTGCCGAAGTGGTGGCGGACCTGGAGCGAGGGCAGGCTGCTCAGCTGCAGCCTGCAGACGGGCAACGTCCACGACACCGTGACGGCCTTTACCTCGGGAGCCGCGGATTTCCTGATCTGTTTCCATCAGGTCGCCCAGCCTTTGCCGTTGGACCCCGCGCGCTACGACTGCCTGACGCTAGGCCGTGAGCTGATCAGGCCGTACGCGGCGCGCACGCTGATCGAGCGCACGGGGCTGGACCTGCCCGGCACGGCGGCGAGCCCCGTGCCGCTGTTGATGTACTCGGCCAACGTCTACTTCGCGCGTCTGATCGACGCGGCGATTGACGGGGCCGCCGCGCCGCTGCATGGCGTACGCGTGTTCGAGGCCGAGATGTCGGACGTGCTGGGCGACATGGCGGCCCAGGAACTGGGCGTCGCCTGGCTGGCCGACAGCGCGCTGCAACGGCTGGCGTCCGCGGATCTGGTGCCGCTGGCCAACCGGCTATGGGACATCGAGGTGTCCATCCTGGCGTTCAAGGACCGAGCCGATTCGCGCCCCGCGGTGGACGCGATGTGGCAGCGGATGCGCGTGACCGCTCAGCCTGCGTAGCCTTCCAGCACGTTGGCGACGTTGATGCCCACGTCCGCGACGGCGTAGCCGCCTTCCATCGTGAACACCGTCGGCAGGCCCAGGCCTGCCAGCAGCCGGCCCAGGCGCAGGTAGTCGGCGCTCTTGAGCTGGAACTTGGAGATGGGATCGCCCTCGTAGGTGTCGACACCCAGCGCGATCACCACCGCGTCTGCCTTGAAAGCGCGCACGGCGGCGAGTCCTTGTTCCAGCGCCTGCGTCCAGGCCGCAAAGCCGGTGCCGGCAGGCAGCGGCAGGTTCAGGTTGGCGTCCAGGCCCGCGCCGGCGCCGCGCTCATCGGCGTAGCCCAGGTAGAAGGGGTACTCGGTGGTCGGGTCGCCGTGCACCGACACGGTCAGGACGTCGGCGCGTTCGTAGAAAATGCTCTGCGTGCCGTTGCCGTGGTGGTAGTCCACGTCGACGATGGCGACGCGCTCGGCGCCGGCGTCGCGCAGCGCTTGCGCGGCCAGCGCCGCGTTGTTCAGAAAGCAGTACCCGCCGAAGAAGTCGGCGCCCGCATGGTGGCCGGGCGGGCGCGTGAGCGCCATGGCGACACGAGGGCCGCCCGCCGCGGATACCGCGCGCGCGGCGTCGATGGCGCAGGCGGCGCCTGCAGTGGCGGCTTCCCAGGTGCCGGCAGTCAGCGGGCAACCGCTGTCGAACGAGAACAGGCCGACCCGCGCGGCGAAGTTTGTCGGTTCGATGTCGTGGCGGAATCCGCGCACGGGCCAGACCGAAGGCAGGATGTCCAGTCCGGCGTTGGACGGATCCAGGGCCACCCAGTCGCGCCAGGCGGCTTCCAGGAAATCCACGTAGCGCGGGGTGTGCACGCGCTTGACCAGGTCCAGGTCGGCCGCCGACGGGGTGCGCAGTTCTCCGATGCCGCGCTGGCGCAGCGCTTCCAGCACGAACTCCAGGCGCGCCGGGGTTTCGTGGCAGGGCACCAGCTTGCCGCGGAACATCTCCTGTCGGCCAGCATGCTTTTCATGGACAGGGTTGTGGAAGATCAGCACGGCGGGGGTGTCCTCGGACGTAGAGCCTGGCAGGCGGAAGCGCAACTATAGCGGCCGTGGTGCTTGCGGCGCCATGGCGGGCGGCGGATGCGCGACGCAGGGACGGGTTCAACGGCCAGGCCGCGCCGCGCATTTTCCGCCCTGGGCGCCGGGATGCGGAATCTTGCGCTCCGATTCGCCCTCGCGCCGCGTCCAGGAAATGACGCGCGCCGAGCCGTCCGGGCACACCCGGTACTGCTCGAAGCCATAGGTGTCGGCGCTATAACGACAGGCCACGGAGATGATGGGTTGGGCCGCATCGAACCCGGGATTGACGAAGCCACGGCAGGGGCTGGCCGCCGCATCGGGATGCGGGATCTCCTGGTAGCGCCCGTCCTTGGGGCGGTAGAGGAAGATGCGCGAAATCGCTTGAGTGCTCCCGCCGGTCTGACCGATGACGAAGTCGCGGTAGCCGTCATGGTCCACGTCCACATCCAGGAACTGGTCGACTTCCTCGTCGTCGCCGATGTCCGCGATTGCCTGAGTGGACCCGTCGCCCACGCGCGCGCTCAGGCGCTGCTGCGGCAGTTCGGTAACGGTCACCACCGCGGCCAGGCCGGGCTGGATCGCATAGGGGTAATCGCGTGCGGCGGCGTGGTGGCTCAACGCGGACAGGGCGGCCAGCGCCGCCACGGGCAGGAATGCTCTCATGCGGGCGCCCTCCGCGCCGTCGGTTTGGTGAGGCATTATGCCGCAGCGGCTTGCGGGGAAACCAGGACTTGCTGCCCGACGTCGGGCGGGGGATCCTGGGTAGAATTCCAAGATACGCAAGATTGCAGCGAAGCGCTCTGCCCGCCATGAATTTTCCGTTCCCTATCCGCCAAGAATGCCCGCCGGGCGCCTGCGTGTGCGACCGCGACCGGCTGTTGGCCAATCCGGCCGCGGACGCGCGCGTGCTGCGGCTGACCAAGGAAGAGGAAAAGCGCCTGGTGGCGCGGCTGGAGAACATCACCAGCCTGGAAGACCTGCGCGCCATGCAGGGACGCATCCATGCGCAGCTGGGCATCGTGATCCACATCACGCCGAGCGAAAACGAGGTGCGCACGTCGCGTGGCATCGCGATCCAGCTGGAGGATCAGCTCGGGCTGTGCCGCAAGACCCGCACGGCAATTCCCGCCGCCATCCGCCGCGGCTTCGACAACCGGCCCGAGATCGTCTATGCGCTCTTGAACGAGCGCGACCTGCTTAGCGGCACCTGAGCACGCTCAGGATCTCCTGGCTGCGCCGCAAGGCGCCAGCGGCACGACGTCGGCAGGCGTGCGTCCCGCGTCCGGCCGCGTCGGATCCCGTTTCTTGCCCGGGGTGACGGGGTAGATCAGCAGCACGGCGCTGCCGGCTTCCAGCTTGGGATCCTGCTTGGTGCCATAGGCCACCGTCCAGCCGCGCACGGCCAGCGGCGCCAGGGTGTATTGCAGGGCAGAGCCTGGCGAAACGTGCGCCACCTTGCCGGCGAACAGGTCCTGTTGATGCGTTTCCGCGCCGTTGGCGGTGACATAGGTGGCGATGCTGACCAGCGCGGCGCCATTGCCGGGGCGTCCCAATACCGCGGTCTTGTACTTGCCGGGAGGGATGTCGGTCAGGTTGACGATGAGCGGACCGGCCGCCTGGCCGCTGGAATCCAGGCTGACGCCGTGGACTTCGGCGCGGGCCAGGGGCGCGGTTCCGCTGTTGCGCACGCGCACGCTGTATTCCCCGGAAGTGCCCGTGACCGTGCAGACTTCGACGCCGTAGGCGGCGCGCACGGGATGCGCCTGCGCTGCCGTGGCGGCCATGGCCAGCAGGGCCGCCAGGAACAGCTTGGGGGCAGGGGAATGGACGGTGGGCACGGCACGCTCCTCTTGTAAGGGGCAGCGCGCCGGGTTGCCGCGTTGCCTGCCCTATTACACCACTTGGCGGCCGGGCGCCGCGGCTTGCTCGCGCTTGCCGGCTAGCCAGTGGAGGATCAGCGCCAGCACCAGCAGGCCGACGATGATGAAGCCCCAGAAGATCCAGGCCAGCACCGAGATCAGCGTGCCGAGGCTGCCGGCGAAGGGCAGCATCTGGTTCAGGCCCTGCGCGGCCCAGACCAGGCCTCCTTGCAGCGTCTGCAGCCAGGCGGGGTCGACCCAGGCCGCCGCCCAGGCGGGCGGGACCCATTGCGACGTGTCCAGCGCCGTGCCGGGCACCTGGGTCGTGGCGATGGTCGACAGGACCCAGTTGGTCAGCTGCAGCGTCAGCGCAACCAGCCCGGTCCAGAGTGCTGCAAGCACGGCGAAAGCGAGCCAGATGATCTTTTTCATTGAGGTGGTACTCCGATGTTTCAAAAGAGGGTCCACGATAAAGCGGATTTTATTTCTGAAAAACCAGCGTGGTTGTGACAAACATTAAGAAAAAACCGAAGTTTTTGCCTTGGCGAGCACGATCTGGACCAGCGGATGGTGCTGTCCCCGGCGGTTGCGGATGGCGTGGATTTCCTCGTGCACATCGTCGCAGCGGGCCAGGGGACGCAAGCCCCGCAGCACGCCGATGTCGCCGCCGCCCAGGCGGCTGAGCGGAAACACGCCCAGGCCGCGGGCCGCGAACACCGACATCAGGGCGCTGTCCTCGAATTCTCCCACCACGTTGGGGTAGATGCCTTGCTCGGCGAACCAGCGGTCCAGCGTCTGGCGCAGCACGGAATGGCCGGTGGGCAGCAGCACCGGCAGGCGCTCCAGGCAGCGCGGGAAGTCCAGGGTGTCGGCCTTGCGGACCAGCTTGGCGGGGCCGTACCAGTCCACGGGGGAGGACACCAGACGGTCGCTGGTGAGGCGCAGGTTGGGGTTGGCCGGCGCGCCCTGGCCGGCCAGCACCAGATCCAGGTGATGCTGGGCGAGTTCGCCCAGCAGTTCCTCGACCTCGCCCTCGTGGCAGGTCAGGCGCAGGTCCGGCGTGTGCAGTACCGGGCCCAGCAGGGCCTGGGCGGCCAGTTTGGAAATGCCGTCGGACAGCCCCACGGCCAGGCGCATGACAGGCTTGGTGGCGGCGGCGCGCACCTCCTGGGGCAGCACCTGGCCGATCTGGAAGATCTCTTCGGCCCGGGCGAAGGCGGCTTCGCCCGCGTCGGTCAGCGCTACGCCGCGGCCGGCCGGCTTGAGCAACTGGTGGCCCAGGTTTTTTTCCAGTTCGCGCACTTGCGCGCTGATGGTCTGGATGGCCATGTCCAGCCTTTCGGCGGCGCGGGAAAACCCGCCTTCCTTGGCGACCATCCAGAAGTAGTACAGGTGTCGGTAATTGAGCATGGCAGGAATCACTTCGGTTTTTTCGAACCTTAACTCACTTTCAGGCTGATTTTTACATCAGCCCCAGATCCGGATCATGAGCCCCTTCGAACACAGCGGGAACATCATGGACACCTTGCTCACCTTTCTCTCCGCCGATTTCTTCGGCACACCGGCCTGGAGCTGGCTGCTATTCATCGGCATCGTGGTCGCCTTGCTGGCCTTTGACCTGGGCGTGCTGCACAAGGAAGACCGCGAGATCGGCGTGCGCGAGAGCCTGTTGCTTTCCGCCGGCTACATCAGCGCGGCGCTGCTGTTCGGCGCCTGGGTCTGGTGGCAGATGGGCGCCGCCAGCGGCATGGCCTATTACACGGGCTTCATGATCGAGAAGTCATTGTCGATGGACAACGTCTTCGTGATCGCGCTGATCTTCAGCTTCTTCGCGATTCCGCGCCAGTACCAGCATCGCGTGCTGTTCTGGGGCATCCTCGGCGTGATCGTGCTGCGTGCCATCATGATAGGCCTGGGCGCGGCGCTGGTCAGCAACTTTGGCTGGCTGCTGTATCTGTTCGGCGCCTTCCTGGTGTTCACCGGCATCAAGATGTGGATGATCGCGGACCAGACGCCCGATATCGCGTCCAACCCGATCCTGAAGTTCCTGAAGCGCCGCATGCGCGTCACGGAAGGGCTGCGCGGCAACGCGTTCTGGGTGATGGAGACCGATCCCGCCACGTCGAAGAAGGTGCGCTGGGCCACGCCGCTGCTGTTGGCGCTGGTGCTGATCGAGTTCGTGGACCTGTTGTTCGCGGTGGACTCCGTGCCGGCGATCTTCGCCATCACCACCGACCCGTTCATCGTCTACACCAGCAACATCTTCGCCATCCTGGGCTTGCGTGCGCTGTACTTTGCGCTGGCCGCGATGATCCACCGTTTCCACTACCTGAAGTACGCGCTGGCCCTGGTCCTGGTCTTCATTGGCACCAAGATCTTCCTGGTCGGCTTCATCGGCAAGGTGCCGGCCGCCGTGTCCCTGTCGGTGACCTTCGGCCTGATCGCCGGCGGCGTGCTGTTCTCGCTGTGGAAAACCCGCTCGGACGCCTCCAAGCAGGAACTCGCGGCGGAATAAGCCTCGCGGCCTGAGGCAAGACGCCCGCCATATCCGATGGATATGGCGGGCGCATTTTTTGGGATTTGTCGCGCCAGTGCGGCGGGCGTAGAGTGCTGGACAGTCCAAATGCCGCAAGGAGCCCTCATGACCAGCTGGTCCGCCAAACAGTATTCCGCCTTTGAAAACGAACGCACCCGTCCGGTGCGGGACCTGGTCGCCGCCTTGCCCAATCAGGACGTGAAGCGCGCAGTGGACCTGGGCTGCGGCCCCGGCAACTCCACCGAGGTGCTCGCCAGCCGTTACCCCGGCGCCGAGGTCAGCGGCATGGACAGCTCGGAGGACATGCTCCAGTCGGCCAGGAAACGCTTGCCGGGGCTGCAATTCGAACTTGCCGATATCGCCACCTGGGACCCGGCCGGGACCTACGACGTGATCCTGGCGAACGCCGCGCTGCAATGGGTGCCGGACCACGCGACGCTCTATCCCCGCCTGGTCGGCAAGCTGGCCCCGGGCGGCTGCCTGGCGGTGCAGACGCCGGACAACCTGGAAGAGCCGGCCCATCGCCTGGCGCGCCAGGTCGCCGGCGAAACGCCCTGGGCCGCGGCCATCGGCGGTTTCAAGCATCCGCCGCGGCACAGCGCTGCCTGGTACTACGAACTGCTCAAGCCGCATTGCGGTCTGCTGGACGTGTGGCGCACGACCTACCACCATCCGTTGGCGGGCGCGGCGGCGGTCGTGGAGTGGTTCAAGGGCACGGCGCTGCGGCCCTATCTGGACCGGCTGGACGCCGCCGGGCAGGCCAGTTTCCTGGCCCGCTACCAATCGCTGATCGAAGAGGCCTATCCGGCGCTGGCCGACGGCACCGTGCTGCTGCCGTTCCCGCGGCTGTTCATCATTGCGGGGCCGCAGCAGGGCTGAGACCCGCGGCAGGCGGTTCCCAGCCGCCGCCCAGCGAGCGGTACAGATCCACCAGCACCAGCGACACCGTGGCCTGGGTCGTCACGCGGGCCTGGTCGCTGGCCAGTACCGCGTTCTGCGCGCTGAGCACGTTCACGAAGTCCGACGCGCCTGCGGCGTATTGCCGCTGCGCGTTGAGCAGCGCCTGGCGGGCGCTCTCCGAGGCGCGTTCCAGACTGGCGCGGGTCAGTTGCTGCGCCTGATAGGCGGTCATGGCGTTGTCGACTTCATGCCAGGCATTCAGCACGGTTTTTTGGTACAGCAGCGCCGCTTCCTGAGCCTGCGATTCACGCAGCCGCAGACGGCCTCGCAGACGGCCGCCTTGGAAGATGGGAATCTGCAATGCGGGGCCGACGCCGAAGATGCCGGCATTGTCGGTGTCCAGATCCCGTAGCTGCAAAGCCTGCAACCCGAGATTGCCGGACAGCGTGATGCGCGGATAGAAATCGCCCTCCGCCATGCCGATGGCAGCGACGGCCGCGTGCAGATTGGCCTGCGCGCGCCGGATGTCGGGCCTGCGCTCGGCCAGCTCGCTCGGCAGCCCGACGGGGACTTGCAGCGGACCGCCCGGTATCGGGCCCACAGCTGCCAGACGCTGTTGCAGCGCGCCGGGCGGCTGCTCCAGCAGCAGCGCCAGCGCGTTCATCAACTGCTCGATGCGCAGCGCGAGCGGCGGCACGCCAGCCTCGATGGAGGCGGCCTGCGCGTCGGCTTGCGAAACGTCCAGTTCGGTGGCGACGCCTTCGCGTTGGCGCAGGCGGGTCAGCGCCAGGTTGCGTTCGGCATTGGCAAGCGTTTGGCGCAGCACGTCCAGCTGGTTCTGCGCGCCGCGCAGCAGGATGTAGTTGCGCGCCGTTTCGGCGCGGATGGCCAAGACCACGCCGCGCTGGGCCTCCAGCGCCGCCTGGGATTGGGCGCCGGCCTGTTCGACTTCGCGCCGCACTCGGCCCCACAGGTCCAGTTCCCAGCTGGCGTCCACGCTCGCTTGCCACAGGTTGAATGAGGACTTGCCGCCGCGTCCCGAAGGGTCCGCCAGGCCGGCTTCGCTGTTCTGGCCGCGCTTGTAGCTTGCGCCCGCGCCGATCCCGGGCAGGCCGTCGGCTTCAGCCACGCGCAGGGCCGAGCGGCTTTGCAGCAGGCGTTCGTGGGCGATGCGTATGTCCAGGTTGGCCGCGGTCGCTTCGGCGATCAGGGCGCTCAGGGTGGGATCGCCGAAGCTGTCCCACCAGGACGTGTTCACGTCTTGCGGGACAGGGACGCTGCCTGCGGCGGAGGCGTCGGGCATCCGCCATTGCGGGGGTAATTGCGCCTGGGGAGCCTGGAAGTCGGGACCCACGGCGCAGCCCGTCAATGCGGAAAGCGTGCCGGCCAGCGCGGCGTTGATCAAGCGGCGCGGGGTCATTGGGCAGACTCCTCGGCCGCGGCCCCGGTATCGACCACGGCTTCGACGGACATGCCGGCGCGCAGCGGCGGCGCGCCTTCGGCGGGCGCATCCAGCACGATCTTGACGGGCAGGCGCTGCGCCACCTTGGTGAAGTTGCCCGTGGCATTGCTCGGGACGACCGGCGAAAAGCTCAGGCCGGTGGCCGGCGCGATGCTTTGGACGCGGCCGCGCAGAGGCGTATCCGGATAGGCGTCGACCGTGATGGTCGCGGGCTGGCCCGGACGCATGCGGGTCAACTGCTTTTCACGGAAGTTCGCCACCACATAGGCTTGCTGCAGCGGCACCACCGCCAGGATGGGCGTGCCCGGGCTGACGTAGGCGCCCACGCGCAGCGAGCGCCGACCGACGATGCCGTCTATCGGGGAGACGACCTGGGTGTGCGACAGATTGAGTTCGGCGCGGTCCTTCAGCGCCTGCGCGCGCAGCAGCCCGGCCTGTGCGGCCTCGCGGTTGGCTTCGAGCACTTCGCGCTGCTTGCGCGCCGCCTGCAGGGTAGCCGCGTGCTCGGCCTGATGCGCCTGCGCCATCTCCAGCCGGCTGCGGGCCTGTTCATAGGCCTGTTGGGTGCCCGCGCCCTCGCTGGCCAGCCTGCGATGGCGCTGCGCTTCGCTTTCGGCATAGCGGATGTCCGCCAGGTCGGCGCGCGTGACGGCCTGGGCCTGGTCGATCACGGCCTGCTGGCGTTCCAGCGTTGCGGCCGCGTCCGACAGGCGCGCGGCGGCGACTGCGAGTTCGGCGCTGGCGGCCGCCAGCGCGGCCTGGTGGTCGCGGTCATCGATGCGGGCGAGCAGTTGCCCTTGTTTGACCGCCTGGTTGTCTTCGACCAGCACGGCGTCGATGAAGCCCGATACCTGCGGCGCGACGATGGTGTGATCGGCGACGACGGTGGCGTCGTCGGTGGATTCGGCGGCGCCCGTGGCGGACCACGACCAGCCGGCATAGGCCAGGAGGACCAGGGCGCCCAGTGCGCCGGCGCGGGGAAGCGGAGAACGTAAGAGAGAGAAAGGCATGATATGGACTCGATTTCAGGCCGCGGCGCGCGGAGGGTAGATCCGGGTCGCGACGAAGGGGATCAGCAGGATGAGGAGCACGGCCACGCCGGCCATGCACAGATAGAGATCGGCGGAGGTCAGCACGGCGGCCTGCTCCTGGATGCGGCGGGACAGCGCCGCCGCGCTTTCGCCGGCCGTGTTCAGCGGAAAATTGCCTAACTGGTCGGCCAGCATGCTGGAGTGGTAATTGCGGCGCGACGTGGTCAGCGCGTCCAGCAGGCCGGTGGCGGCCACCGCGGCAAAGCCCTTGATGGTGTTGAACCACGACGACGCCCAGGGGCCGTCCTGCGGCGCGAGGCCGCCGGTGGCCAGCATCAGCAGCGGGATGACGGCCATGGGCTGGGCGAAGATCTGCACGGCTTCGAGCAGGTAGAACTGCTCGCGCGACCAGACGGGCGTCAGTTGCGACCCGAGCAGGCAGGACAGGGCCAGCAATCCCAGGCCCGTGGCCAGCACCCAGCGGCAGTCAACTTGGCGCAGGTTGCACAGCGCGGCCACCAGCGGCAGCGCGATCAGCTGCGGCAGGCCCATGGTCAGCAGCACCGGCGCCGTTTCCAGCGGGCGATAGCCGCGCAACTGGGCAAGGAAGCTCGACGGGATCAGGATCACGCCCAGCAGCACGATCAGCACGCCGCCCAGCGTCAGCAAGGCATGGCTCAGGTTGCGGTGGCGCAAGAGCTGGATTTTGAAGAACGGCAAGGGATGGGACCATTCGTTGATCATGAACAGCACCATCAGCACGCCGCCGCCGCCCAGCAGCACGGAAATCAGCGGCGAGTTGAGCCAATCCAGCCGGTCGCCCTGCAACAGGCCAATGACCAGCATGGACAGCGCCGGAGCGCCCAGCAGCAGGCCGCGCCAGTCGAACAGGCGCAGGCGGTCGAGCTTGAGCGGGTCCTGGGGCA includes these proteins:
- a CDS encoding HlyD family secretion protein, with product MPFSLLRSPLPRAGALGALVLLAYAGWSWSATGAAESTDDATVVADHTIVAPQVSGFIDAVLVEDNQAVKQGQLLARIDDRDHQAALAAASAELAVAAARLSDAAATLERQQAVIDQAQAVTRADLADIRYAESEAQRHRRLASEGAGTQQAYEQARSRLEMAQAHQAEHAATLQAARKQREVLEANREAAQAGLLRAQALKDRAELNLSHTQVVSPIDGIVGRRSLRVGAYVSPGTPILAVVPLQQAYVVANFREKQLTRMRPGQPATITVDAYPDTPLRGRVQSIAPATGLSFSPVVPSNATGNFTKVAQRLPVKIVLDAPAEGAPPLRAGMSVEAVVDTGAAAEESAQ
- a CDS encoding MFS transporter, which translates into the protein MTAAAPPAPPAAAAFGWRILTGLLGVLLAVILAGLNENVTKMALPDIRGALGISYDQGTWFVAVYAAASVCAMAFAPWCSVTFSLRRFTVTALAAFALFGALCPFAPNLPVLLLLRTLQGLAGGALPPMLMTVALRFLPPGIKLYGLGGYALTATFAPSLGIPLAAFCTEVLGWRWAFWLIVGPAALAVWAVWRGLPQDPLKLDRLRLFDWRGLLLGAPALSMLVIGLLQGDRLDWLNSPLISVLLGGGGVLMVLFMINEWSHPLPFFKIQLLRHRNLSHALLTLGGVLIVLLGVILIPSSFLAQLRGYRPLETAPVLLTMGLPQLIALPLVAALCNLRQVDCRWVLATGLGLLALSCLLGSQLTPVWSREQFYLLEAVQIFAQPMAVIPLLMLATGGLAPQDGPWASSWFNTIKGFAAVAATGLLDALTTSRRNYHSSMLADQLGNFPLNTAGESAAALSRRIQEQAAVLTSADLYLCMAGVAVLLILLIPFVATRIYPPRAAA